TTAAAGTCTCGCCTGCTCTAGGTCCTCTTCTAAAAGTATAAGTTGATTGTTCATTTGAGATACTATCTGCATAAGTAGTATAAAGACTTACATTTTAAACTGGCTTATAGACAAGGCTTACACCGTAGTTAAAGCCACTTTTATCATAGTTTTTCTCTTTAGATGGATCTAGCTTATAGCTTGTAAACCAGCTTCTTGAAACTGATAAGATCGTGCTAAAGTAGTCATTAAATTTAATGTCATCAACAACAGAAATATTTTTCATATCACTACTACTACTTTTATATCTACCACTTCCTTTTGCCACATGTGGATCGTTAAAGATTCTTAGGTTATACAAATTTGACGTGCCGAGATTTGCTCTACCGCCACTATTTCTAGCACTATAAATAGTCCAGCGAAATCCATTTGTAGCTACGGCAAAATTATGCGATAAAGGACCTGTTTCAAAATTTGTCAACCCTTTTAAGAACCAGCTGTCTACATCAAATCTGCCAGATGCACCACTGCCACCGCTTTTAGTAACTTCATAATCTCCATTTTGATTTAAGAATTTTCCATCGGTGCCATACATATCTCTGATAGCCTTTTGCCACTGATAGCCACCTTCTTCAAAGTACCAGTTCTCTGTTGGAGCGTATTTTAGTTTTACGCGAGCTGTTGTTGTTTTTAGGTGATTACCACCAAATGTTTGCTCAAGCCCTCTTTTGGTATCTTTTGCAGGGCTTGGTACATCAAAATTTGCCACTCCGTTTGTTAATGGCATACTAAATCCACCTGGCATACCTTAGTTTTTATGCTCGTAATGGCTAAAGTTTGTCTCAAGTGTTAAATTTTCTGTAAGGTAAAAATCAAGTCCTAATGAGACTAGGCGACGAGAGAATTTACTATCTTTGGCATTCTTTTCACCGCCTGACTAGTAAAAGACGCCTCTATATCCAACTTTTTCAAATTTGTTTGAAGTATCAAGACCTACGCCCAGATTTGACCTTGAGCTGTAATAAGTCCAGATAACGTTTTGAAGTGGGACTGGGCGCTTGCGAGAGTAGAGGAAATATCCAGAAGGTGTAGCACCACCATAAAGTGAGCCAGCAAGTCCGTTTTGCACTTGAAGGCTTTCAAACATCGCCATAGGTATAGCCGTTGTTGATGCAGCATAAAAGCCATCCCAAAGGACGTTACCTACAACTGAGCCTTGAAAACCGCGAGTTTGCGGACGACCAACATCGCCACCACCGCGATATTGAATTTGTGCTGAAGGGAAGTATCTAACTGCTTCTTCAAAACCTTGAACACCTTGGTTATCAAGAACCTCTTTTGAGATCGTATTTACTTGATAAGGCATATCTATAACTTTTTTGTCAGCCAAAGGACCGCTTGCCACTCTTTTGTTTAAAATTCCTTCATCGATGCCGCTCTCGCTGATGTTGTCACCGACTGAATTTACTTCGACACCCTCAAGCTTTGTCGTTTGCACAGCAAAAACTTGGCTTAAAAAACCACTGCACATCAAAAGTGCAGCACATGTTGCAACCGAGATTTTGTAACTCAATTTTTACTCCTTTTATAAAAATTTTACGTCTGAAATATTACTAAAACAAATCTTAAATATAATTTATTAATTTATTAAATATTTAAAAATACATTTTATTTAATAAAGCTAAAATAAGGCATTATGAGAACAACTTTTAAAAATTTCATAGCTTTGATAAGATAAATAAATACTATAAATATAATCTTTTATATCGATAAGTGATGCTTAAAATTTTAAGAAAAGTAATAATTGATAAAAATATAATAAAGGCTGATTTTTCTGTTTATAGTAGAATTTTGGCTAAAAATTAGCCAAAATTTATTTTAAAAGCTCTTTTGCGTATTTTAGGCCTAGCTCGTAAGCTTTGGCGTTTGCCTCTTTGACCTTAGCTGGCACGCTTGCTAGCATCTCTTCACGCACTAAATTTTCATCCATACATTTACTCATAGCCACCGCCACGCCAAGGGCGACAACACTTTGAGTGATGACATTTCCGACCTCGTCTTTTGCGATAGAGATGATAGGAATTTCGTAAATTTTCCAGCGCTTTTTGTCTTCATCGCTTACTTTTACCAAATTTGGCTCGACAACGATCGCACCGCCCTCTTTCACGCCGCTTTTAAAGGCGTTGTAGCTTATCTGCGCGGTAGCAAGCATAAAGTCTATCTCGCCCTCGTTTGCATAAGGGTATAAAATTTCTTTCTCATCAAGGATAATATCGACCTTTGTTGGACCGCCACGCACCTGAGATGTGTAGGTAGAGGCTTTAACACCGTATCCGCCTGCCTTTATCTTAGCAGCTGAGAGAATCTCGCCTGCTAGTATAACGCCCTGTCCGCCA
The DNA window shown above is from Campylobacter concisus and carries:
- the oorC gene encoding 2-oxoglutarate:acceptor oxidoreductase — its product is MKSQLRFVGVGGQGVILAGEILSAAKIKAGGYGVKASTYTSQVRGGPTKVDIILDEKEILYPYANEGEIDFMLATAQISYNAFKSGVKEGGAIVVEPNLVKVSDEDKKRWKIYEIPIISIAKDEVGNVITQSVVALGVAVAMSKCMDENLVREEMLASVPAKVKEANAKAYELGLKYAKELLK